A genome region from Passer domesticus isolate bPasDom1 chromosome 27, bPasDom1.hap1, whole genome shotgun sequence includes the following:
- the PHB1 gene encoding prohibitin 1, producing the protein MAAKVFESIGKLGLGLAVAGGVVNSALYNVDAGHRAVIFDRFRGVQDVVVGEGTHFLIPWVQKPIIFDCRSRPRNVPVITGSKDLQNVNITLRILFRPVTAQLPRIFTSIGEDYDERVLPSITTEILKSVVARFDAGELITQRELVSRQVSEDLTERAATFGLILDDVSLTHLTFGKEFTEAVEMKQVAQQEAERARFIVEKAEQQKKAAVISAEGDSKAAELIANSLATAGDGLIELRKLEAAEDIAYQLSRSRNITYLPSGQSVLLQLPQ; encoded by the exons ATGGCTGCCAAGGTGTTCGAGAGCATCGGGAAGCTCGGCCTGGGCTTGGCCGTGGCAGGAGGAGTCGTCAACTCCGCCCTCTACAACG TGGACgcggggcacagggctgtgatCTTCGACCGCTTCCGGGGCGTGCAGGACGTGGTGGTGGGCGAGGGCACCCACTTCCTGATCCCCTGGGTGCAGAAACCCATCATCTTCGACTGCCGCTCGCGGCCCCGCAACGTGCCCGTCATCACGGGCAGCAAAG acCTGCAGAACGTGAACATCACGCTGCGGATCCTGTTCCGGCCGGTGACGGCGCAGCTGCCGCGCATCTTCACCAGCATCGGCGAGGACTACGACGAGCGCGTGCTGCCCTCCATCACCACCGAGATCCTCAAGTCCGTGGTG GCGCGCTTTGACGCGGGCGAGCTGATCACGCAGCGGGAGCTCGTGTCCCGGCAGGTCAGCGAGGACCTCACGGAGCGCGCGGCCACCTTCGGCCTCATCCTGGACGACGTGTCCCTg acccacctgaCCTTTGGCAAGGAGTTCACGGAGGCGGTGGAGATGAAGCAGGTGGCGCAGCAGGAGGCCGAGCGCGCCCGGTTCATCGTGGAGAAG GCCGAGCAGCAGAAGAAGGCAGCTGTGATCTCTGCCGAGGGCGACTCCAAGGCCGCGGAGCTGATTGCCAACTCGCTGGCCACGGCGGGGGACGGGCTGATCGAGCTGCGCAAGCTGGAGGCGGCCGAGGACATCGCGTACCAGCTCTCGCGCTCGCGCAACATCACCTACCTGCCCTCGGGACAGTccgtgctgctgcagctgccccagtga